From Lytechinus variegatus isolate NC3 chromosome 16, Lvar_3.0, whole genome shotgun sequence, the proteins below share one genomic window:
- the LOC121429838 gene encoding monocarboxylate transporter 12-B-like, whose protein sequence is MSGWQRNRRWVIVFASFFTIFFADGCLSTTGLYLTPLRDYFGCSMAEISAIASLVVLFYHVGGLSGTVVNRVGYRTVVVVSGFIAALAMFVSSFTSSRILLGFTFGIVTGFFSGSPYPGCSLAVASYFDKNYTTVWGITSVGTSLGVVVLPPLTQYLIDHYGWRGAMVLSSGIMGQVIVSGMLLRPVMKKRRPLRRMSCNRSQDCLDDQITHMETMIGSSISVSNGGTLQGYSKIIPSVSDDSTNQLDNHKVCDHYEQLDNDKGHGGSPKMRLDSQGRAIKKTELDDKDGVVSDGNDIVKVLNLKMSSESACTRICYTLGVPLMRHSFRVALIVISQFTIGMCFNFLLSHLPGSLVHRGVTSQTASLFISLIGIGSMVGRAGYGFLVDFGCISAKNLYGISMAILGSCVMLYRVIKTYWMYAIMSFGVGASSGITFALEVVLSRVYVGKEHMGRAIALIFLSHGTGGCVGPILGGWAFDVTGSYDYPFYIFGGIVVLSSFMFLLEPKLGEMEAYRASKILQYHHYDGQKTDGCDGEKMTFV, encoded by the exons ATGTCGGGCTGGCAGAGGAACAGGCGGTGGGTAATCGTCTTCGCATCgttttttactattttcttcGCAGATGGGTGTTTGTCGACTACAGGGCTCTACTTAACACCGTTGAGAGACTATTTCGGCTGTTCCATGGCAGAAATCAGCGCAATCGCGAGTCTGGTTGTGCTGTTTTATCATGTCG GAGGTCTATCCGGAACTGTTGTCAACCGAGTCGGCTACAGAACCGTGGTTGTGGTTAGCGGTTTCATTGCTGCACTTGCAATGTTCGTCAGTAGTTTCACGTCTTCCCGGATACTACTAGGATTCACATTTGGAATCGTAACCG GATTTTTCTCAGGATCACCCTACCCGGGATGTTCCTTGGCAGTCGCCTCCTACTTTGACAAGAACTACACCACAGTTTGGGGCATAACTTCTGTTGGTACCTCTCTTGGCGTGGTCGTCCTACCGCCATTAACCCAGTACCTGATCGACCATTACGGATGGAGAGGCGCTATGGTGCTTTCCTCGGGAATCATGGGCCAAGTGATAGTCAGTGGCATGCTCCTGCGTCCTGTCATGAAGAAGAGACGCCCTCTACGACGAATGTCTTGTAATCGGTCCCAGGATTGTCTTGACGACCAAATAACCCACATGGAGACCATGATAGGTAGCTCGATTTCTGTTTCAAACGGAGGAACTCTACAAGGGTACTCAAAGATTATACCAAGCGTTAGTGACGACTCGACAAATCAACTAGATAATCACAAGGTATGTGATCACTATGAACAGCTAGACAATGACAAGGGACATGGAGGAAGTCCAAAAATGCGTCTTGACTCGCAAGGACGTGCAATCAAGAAGACAGAACTTGATGACAAAGACGGTGTAGTTTCCGATGGCAACGACATTGTCAAAGTCTTGAACCTTAAGATGAGCTCCGAATCTGCCTGCACAAGAATCTGCTACACTTTAGGTGTCCCTCTGATGCGACATAGTTTTAGAGTTGCCCTCATCGTTATATCACAGTTCACTATCGGCATGTGCTTCAATTTCCTCCTCAGTCACCTTCCTGGTAGCTTAGTCCATCGTGGTGTGACCAGCCAGACTGCTTCTTTGTTCATATCTCTCATCGGGATCGGAAGCATGGTTGGTCGAGCGGGATACGGGTTCCTGGTTGATTTTGGCTGCATATCAGCTAAAAACCTCTATGGCATTAGCATGGCGATATTGGGATCATGCGTTATGTTATACCGAGTAATTAAAACGTATTGGATGTACGCCATTATGTCATTCGGCGTTGGCGCGTCCAGTGGCATCACTTTCGCTCTTGAGGTCGTCCTGTCACGTGTGTATGTAGGCAAAGAACACATGGGAAGGGCCATTGCTTTGATATTCCTATCACATGGTACAGGTGGATGTGTTGGCCCGATCCTTGGCG GATGGGCTTTTGACGTCACCGGAAGCTACGATTATCCATTTTACATATTTGGTGGAATTGTTGTTCTTTCAAGCTTCATGTTCCTACTCGAACCGAAATTGGGTGAGATGGAGGCATATCGAGCATCGAAGATATTgcaatatcatcattatgacGGACAGAAAACAGATGGATGTGACGGAGAAAAGATGACTTTTGTTTAA